A single Agromyces sp. CF514 DNA region contains:
- the holA gene encoding DNA polymerase III subunit delta, with protein sequence MAARTGGAGRGNARAKAAAIPQLTYDQVRPAPIVLVSGPEDVLAERASNRLRELLRAEDPALEVSEISGDAYQRGELLTLASPSLFGEARLIRIDGAEKATDDLILDMVDFVGQPTESVTVVVRHRGGVRGKKMLDAIRSGEGSAIEIVCAELKRESDKQAFVQTEIRAAGRSIAPRALRALVAAFADDLAELDAACRQLLADTPGDITEAVVAKYYGGRVETNAFEVADAAIAGRYGDALVALRHALDSGADPVPMVAAFAMKIRTMAKVSGVRGGGPGVASSLGLAPWQVDRARRDLAGWTDEGLQQAIVQLARTDAAVKGAERDPVFALERLVGVIAARGRS encoded by the coding sequence GTGGCAGCTCGAACCGGTGGCGCTGGGCGCGGCAACGCGCGAGCCAAGGCGGCGGCGATCCCGCAGCTGACGTACGACCAGGTTCGCCCGGCGCCGATCGTGCTCGTCTCGGGCCCAGAAGACGTGCTGGCCGAGCGTGCGTCGAACCGGCTCCGTGAGCTCCTCCGTGCCGAGGACCCCGCGCTCGAGGTCAGCGAGATCTCGGGCGACGCGTACCAGCGCGGCGAGCTCCTCACGCTCGCGAGCCCCTCGCTCTTCGGCGAGGCACGGCTGATCCGCATCGACGGCGCCGAGAAGGCGACCGACGACCTGATCCTCGACATGGTCGACTTCGTCGGCCAGCCCACCGAGTCGGTCACGGTCGTCGTGCGGCACCGCGGCGGCGTCCGCGGCAAGAAGATGCTCGACGCGATCCGCTCCGGCGAGGGCTCGGCGATCGAGATCGTGTGCGCCGAGCTCAAGCGCGAATCCGACAAGCAGGCCTTCGTGCAGACCGAGATCCGGGCGGCCGGCCGTTCGATCGCGCCCCGGGCCCTTCGCGCGCTCGTCGCGGCCTTCGCTGACGACCTCGCCGAGCTCGACGCCGCATGTCGGCAGTTGCTGGCCGACACCCCGGGCGACATCACCGAGGCGGTCGTCGCCAAGTACTATGGCGGCCGCGTCGAGACGAACGCCTTCGAGGTCGCCGATGCGGCGATCGCGGGCCGATACGGCGACGCGCTCGTGGCGCTCCGGCACGCGCTCGACAGCGGCGCAGACCCGGTGCCGATGGTCGCGGCGTTCGCGATGAAGATCCGCACCATGGCGAAGGTCTCGGGCGTTCGCGGTGGCGGCCCCGGGGTGGCGTCCTCGCTCGGGCTCGCGCCGTGGCAGGTCGACCGTGCCCGGCGCGATCTCGCCGGCTGGACCGACGAGGGCCTCCAGCAGGCCATCGTGCAGCTCGCGCGCACCGACGCCGCGGTCAAGGGTGCTGAACGCGATCCGGTCTTCGCGCTCGAGCGGCTCGTCGGCGTCATCGCCGCACGCGGCCGCAGCTGA
- a CDS encoding ComEC/Rec2 family competence protein, with product MHDLRMLLPACATWATAWVAVVMPAAGAEASAIAFVLWTLAVVALLVLGWSVLAHRRGIAGGAARLARRDRTVGPSTCGRGRRTRAVVSSVAAMLLVVLAGAALAATSAATGLASRERSPLVTIAETGGTVDVVIEATTAPRPMRAAVWAADEPMVRVDGALVSVDGVASAVIPVTVGLPASTDVEWGTRLALRARAQQLPAAEPNAFRLVSPDQVEVVGAPPPWLEWASELRRGFADAAAGLDGDGAALVPGLAIGDTSAVGAEFDAAMKASSLTHLTAVSGANCAIVTAAAFGLAAACGLGRRTRVLVALLALSGFVVLVTPQASVIRAGAMAAVILVGVASSRRSGGVSALSVAVTVLIVQDPWLARDYGFALSAAATAGLLLLAGPLARRLSDLMPVPLAVVLAVPVAAQLACQPVLILLDPAVAVYGVPANLLAAPAAPVGTIVGMIGCLVLPFLPSVGFAFLQVAWLPATWIALVAHGAAAMPGGRLPWLPDALGAVTMLAATAAGLWLLLGRSLRPALRRTVTASFVLLVAVPLGLVIGPSVVARATHPADWDVADCDVGQGDAVLVRSEGATALFDTGPDPAALDRCLDLLGVESIDVLVLTHWDADHVAGSPAVVGMVTTVVHGPLDGDRSARVLDPLVAAGADAVEVTAGRRGGLGDSRWRVLWPPPETAPGNDASVVLEIEGRLGRAVFLGDLGEEAQARLLGSNAIGPVDLVKVAHHGSADQSERLYEELSATVGVIGVGVDNGYGHPTDRLLDLLVRVGTVPVRSDRAGTALLTATGDGRFALWTERDSGTVSPRP from the coding sequence GTGCACGACCTCCGCATGCTGCTGCCCGCGTGCGCGACGTGGGCGACGGCGTGGGTCGCGGTCGTGATGCCAGCTGCGGGTGCCGAGGCGTCAGCGATCGCGTTCGTACTCTGGACCCTCGCGGTCGTGGCCCTCCTCGTGCTCGGCTGGTCGGTGCTCGCCCATCGTCGCGGCATCGCCGGAGGCGCCGCCCGACTCGCTCGCCGCGATCGCACGGTCGGCCCTTCGACCTGCGGCCGCGGTCGACGGACTCGGGCCGTCGTCTCGAGCGTGGCCGCCATGCTGCTCGTCGTGCTCGCCGGGGCGGCCCTTGCCGCGACGAGCGCTGCGACGGGGCTCGCCTCACGCGAGCGGTCGCCGCTCGTCACGATCGCCGAGACCGGGGGCACCGTCGACGTGGTGATCGAGGCCACCACTGCGCCCCGGCCGATGCGCGCCGCCGTCTGGGCAGCCGACGAGCCGATGGTCCGCGTCGACGGCGCGCTCGTGAGCGTCGACGGCGTGGCGTCCGCCGTGATCCCCGTCACGGTCGGATTGCCGGCATCGACCGACGTCGAGTGGGGCACGCGCCTGGCCCTCCGTGCGAGGGCGCAGCAGCTTCCGGCCGCGGAGCCGAACGCCTTCCGACTCGTCTCGCCCGATCAGGTCGAGGTGGTCGGCGCGCCGCCGCCGTGGCTCGAGTGGGCATCGGAGCTCAGGCGTGGATTCGCCGATGCCGCAGCAGGCCTCGACGGCGACGGTGCGGCGCTCGTGCCCGGACTCGCGATCGGCGACACGTCGGCGGTCGGCGCCGAGTTCGACGCCGCCATGAAGGCGAGCTCGCTCACGCATCTCACGGCGGTCTCGGGGGCGAACTGCGCGATCGTGACGGCGGCCGCGTTCGGCCTGGCCGCGGCGTGCGGCCTGGGCCGGCGCACACGGGTCTTGGTCGCGCTGCTCGCCCTCTCGGGCTTCGTGGTGCTCGTGACGCCGCAGGCCAGCGTCATCCGGGCCGGGGCCATGGCTGCGGTGATCCTGGTGGGCGTCGCGTCCTCCCGGCGCTCGGGCGGCGTCTCGGCGCTCTCCGTCGCCGTCACGGTCCTGATCGTGCAGGATCCCTGGCTCGCCCGCGACTACGGCTTCGCCCTGTCGGCGGCGGCGACCGCGGGGCTGCTCCTGTTGGCCGGACCCCTCGCCCGCCGGCTGTCCGACCTCATGCCCGTGCCGCTGGCCGTCGTGCTCGCGGTCCCGGTCGCGGCGCAGCTGGCGTGCCAGCCGGTGCTCATCCTGTTGGATCCCGCCGTGGCGGTCTACGGTGTTCCGGCGAACCTGCTCGCGGCTCCTGCGGCGCCGGTGGGCACGATCGTCGGCATGATCGGATGCCTCGTGCTGCCGTTCCTGCCGTCGGTCGGCTTCGCCTTCCTCCAGGTCGCCTGGCTGCCGGCCACGTGGATCGCGCTCGTCGCGCACGGTGCCGCGGCGATGCCCGGGGGGCGACTGCCCTGGCTTCCCGACGCACTCGGCGCGGTCACGATGCTCGCAGCGACCGCGGCCGGACTCTGGCTGCTCCTCGGACGTTCCCTGAGGCCGGCGCTGCGCCGAACGGTGACGGCGTCGTTCGTGCTCCTGGTCGCCGTGCCGCTCGGCCTCGTGATCGGGCCTTCGGTCGTCGCGAGGGCCACGCACCCGGCGGACTGGGATGTCGCGGACTGCGACGTCGGGCAGGGCGATGCGGTGCTCGTGCGCTCCGAGGGGGCGACCGCGCTCTTCGACACCGGACCCGACCCCGCGGCGTTGGACAGGTGCCTCGACCTGCTCGGCGTCGAGTCGATCGACGTGCTCGTGCTCACGCACTGGGATGCCGATCACGTCGCCGGCAGCCCCGCCGTGGTCGGCATGGTGACGACGGTCGTGCACGGCCCGCTCGACGGCGATCGGTCGGCCCGCGTGCTCGACCCGCTCGTCGCTGCGGGGGCGGATGCTGTTGAGGTGACCGCCGGTCGCCGGGGCGGGCTCGGCGACTCGCGCTGGCGCGTGCTCTGGCCGCCCCCTGAGACCGCGCCCGGCAACGACGCGAGCGTCGTCCTCGAGATCGAAGGCCGGCTCGGTCGGGCGGTGTTCCTCGGCGACCTCGGCGAAGAGGCCCAGGCCCGCCTCCTCGGCTCGAACGCGATCGGGCCGGTCGACCTCGTGAAGGTCGCGCACCACGGCTCGGCCGACCAGAGCGAGCGGCTCTACGAGGAGCTCTCCGCGACGGTCGGCGTCATCGGCGTCGGCGTCGACAACGGCTACGGGCACCCGACCGATCGACTGCTCGACCTGCTCGTTCGGGTCGGCACGGTGCCGGTGCGCAGCGACCGCGCCGGCACCGCCCTGCTCACGGCGACGGGAGACGGGCGGTTCGCCCTGTGGACCGAGCGCGACTCGGGCACTGTCTCACCTCGCCCGTAG
- a CDS encoding ComEA family DNA-binding protein: MPADSAPHPDALDPLDHDAFDALDPAARRAGPRVRLAVGAAVVLFVAAVAVAAVLSFASGGGGAQQAIGGAGASSGGVGDRGGADGAGLSGAAGDAAAGSGGGVDEPLPLLVHVLGAVARPGLVELDPGARVVDAVAAAGGFGADADPAGVNLARPVVDGEQLVVYAVGEAPVAGGAGGGGGAAASDGLVHLNTAGVAELDTLPRIGPALAQRILDYRDANGPFTSVDQLNDVTGIGDAVFAGLSDLVAL; this comes from the coding sequence ATGCCCGCCGACTCAGCTCCGCACCCAGACGCGCTCGACCCGCTCGATCACGATGCCTTCGACGCCCTCGACCCCGCCGCGCGACGAGCGGGGCCCCGAGTGCGGCTCGCCGTGGGCGCGGCGGTCGTGCTCTTCGTCGCGGCGGTCGCCGTGGCCGCCGTCCTGTCGTTCGCCTCGGGCGGGGGCGGGGCGCAACAGGCCATCGGCGGAGCCGGGGCGTCGTCCGGGGGCGTCGGCGATCGCGGGGGAGCCGATGGTGCCGGCCTGTCCGGCGCGGCGGGCGACGCTGCCGCCGGGTCCGGCGGCGGCGTCGACGAACCGCTGCCGCTGCTCGTGCACGTGCTCGGCGCCGTCGCGCGCCCGGGGCTCGTCGAGCTCGATCCGGGCGCCCGGGTGGTCGACGCCGTCGCCGCGGCGGGCGGGTTCGGTGCCGACGCCGATCCGGCCGGCGTGAACCTCGCCCGCCCGGTCGTCGACGGCGAACAGCTCGTCGTGTACGCGGTCGGCGAGGCTCCGGTCGCAGGCGGCGCCGGTGGGGGCGGCGGCGCCGCGGCATCCGACGGGCTCGTGCACCTGAACACCGCGGGCGTCGCCGAGCTCGACACCCTTCCGCGCATCGGACCGGCGCTCGCGCAGCGCATCCTCGACTATCGCGACGCGAACGGCCCGTTCACGAGCGTCGACCAGCTGAACGACGTCACCGGCATCGGCGATGCGGTGTTCGCGGGTCTCTCCGACCTCGTGGCGCTCTGA
- the leuS gene encoding leucine--tRNA ligase, whose translation MAHEQHEVDPGAYDFAAIQEKWLPVWDEAKPFAAGRPGDTKPRKYILDMFPYPSGDLHMGHAEAFGYGDTVARYWRHQGFDVLHPIGWDSFGLPAENAAIKRGVDPRGWTYENIDQQKRSFRQYAPSFDWSRELHTSDPEYYRWNQWLFLKLYEKGIAYRKAGQVNWCPNDQTVLANEQVVDGHCERCGAVVTKKALTQWYFRVTDYADRLLDDLNQLEGAWPSKVISMQRNWIGRSAGADVEFEIEGRDARIPVFTTRPDTLFGATFMVVAPDSELAAELAAGATDEVRARFEGYLESVRTESDIDRLSTERPKTGVFLERYAINPVNGERMPIWAADYVLADYGHGAIMAVPAHDQRDLDFARAFDLPVRVVVDTNQPVTGVIPVIPLDENGVPYLPDDLPPLNPAETGLALTGEGRLINSGPLDGLSKSNAIRRVIELLEQRGLGRAAKNFRLRDWLISRQRYWGTPIPIIHCADCGEVPVPESELPVRLPDAAGLDLKPKGSSPLGAAEDWVNVSCPNCGGAARRDSDTMDTFVDSSWYYLRYLNPTDEGVAFDPAEAEKWAPVDQYVGGVEHAILHLLYSRFITKVLFDEGYLGFTEPFTSLLNQGMVLMDGSKMSKSKGNLVEFASELKAHGTDALRVTLAFAGPPEDDIDWADVSPTGAAKFLARAWRIAGEVTSSPDVEWKSGDTALRRVTHRLLADAPGLIEAYKFNVVVARLMELVNATRKTIDSGVGAGDAAVREAAEVTAMILDLFAPYTAEDMWERLGYQPTIALVPWRKADPALLIEESVTAIVQVNGKVRDRIEVSPKISGDELEALARASEAVVRTIGDREIVKVIVRAPNLVNIAIRA comes from the coding sequence GTGGCACACGAGCAGCACGAGGTCGACCCCGGCGCATACGACTTCGCCGCCATTCAAGAGAAGTGGCTGCCGGTATGGGACGAGGCGAAGCCGTTCGCGGCAGGGCGCCCCGGTGACACGAAGCCGCGCAAGTACATCCTCGACATGTTCCCGTACCCCTCGGGCGACCTGCACATGGGCCACGCCGAGGCGTTCGGCTACGGCGACACGGTCGCGCGCTACTGGCGCCACCAGGGGTTCGACGTGCTGCATCCCATCGGCTGGGACTCGTTCGGCCTGCCCGCCGAGAATGCGGCCATCAAGCGCGGTGTCGACCCTCGCGGCTGGACCTACGAGAACATCGACCAGCAGAAGCGGTCGTTCCGCCAGTACGCGCCGTCGTTCGACTGGTCGCGCGAGCTGCACACGAGCGACCCCGAGTACTACCGCTGGAACCAGTGGCTGTTCCTGAAGCTCTACGAGAAGGGCATCGCGTACCGCAAGGCCGGCCAGGTCAACTGGTGCCCCAACGACCAGACCGTGCTCGCCAACGAGCAGGTCGTCGACGGCCACTGCGAGCGCTGCGGCGCCGTCGTCACGAAGAAGGCCCTCACGCAGTGGTACTTCCGCGTCACCGACTACGCCGACCGCCTCCTCGACGACCTGAACCAGCTCGAGGGCGCCTGGCCGTCGAAGGTCATCTCGATGCAGCGCAACTGGATCGGTCGTTCGGCCGGCGCCGACGTCGAGTTCGAGATCGAGGGGCGCGACGCGCGCATCCCGGTCTTCACGACCCGCCCCGACACGCTCTTCGGCGCGACCTTCATGGTCGTCGCGCCCGACTCCGAGCTGGCCGCGGAACTGGCCGCCGGGGCGACCGACGAGGTGCGGGCCCGCTTCGAGGGCTACCTCGAGTCGGTGCGCACCGAGAGCGACATCGACCGCCTCTCGACCGAGCGTCCCAAGACGGGCGTGTTCCTCGAGCGGTACGCGATCAACCCCGTCAACGGCGAGCGCATGCCGATCTGGGCCGCCGACTACGTGCTGGCCGACTACGGCCACGGTGCGATCATGGCCGTGCCGGCGCACGACCAGCGCGACCTCGACTTCGCGCGTGCCTTCGACCTGCCCGTGCGCGTGGTCGTCGACACGAACCAGCCCGTCACGGGCGTGATCCCGGTCATTCCGCTCGACGAGAACGGCGTGCCGTACCTGCCCGACGACCTGCCGCCGCTGAACCCTGCCGAGACGGGCCTCGCGCTCACGGGCGAGGGCCGCCTCATCAACTCGGGCCCGCTCGACGGCCTCTCGAAGTCGAACGCGATCCGTCGGGTCATCGAGCTGCTCGAGCAGCGGGGGCTCGGCCGCGCCGCGAAGAACTTCCGCCTGCGCGACTGGCTCATCTCGCGCCAGCGCTACTGGGGCACGCCCATCCCGATCATCCACTGCGCCGACTGCGGCGAGGTGCCCGTTCCCGAGAGCGAGCTGCCGGTCAGGCTTCCGGATGCCGCGGGCCTCGACCTCAAGCCGAAGGGTTCGAGCCCGCTCGGCGCCGCCGAGGACTGGGTCAACGTCTCGTGCCCGAACTGCGGTGGGGCCGCGCGACGCGACTCCGACACCATGGACACCTTCGTCGACAGCTCGTGGTACTACCTGCGCTACCTCAACCCGACCGACGAGGGCGTGGCGTTCGACCCGGCCGAGGCCGAGAAGTGGGCGCCCGTCGACCAGTACGTGGGCGGTGTCGAGCACGCGATCCTGCACCTGCTGTACTCGCGCTTCATCACGAAGGTGCTCTTCGACGAGGGCTACCTGGGCTTCACCGAGCCGTTCACGTCGCTGCTCAACCAGGGCATGGTGCTCATGGACGGCTCGAAGATGTCGAAGTCGAAGGGCAACCTCGTCGAGTTCGCGTCCGAGCTCAAGGCGCACGGCACCGACGCGCTGCGCGTGACGCTCGCGTTCGCGGGCCCGCCCGAAGACGACATCGACTGGGCGGATGTCTCGCCGACCGGTGCCGCGAAGTTCCTCGCCCGTGCGTGGCGCATCGCCGGCGAGGTCACTTCGAGCCCCGACGTCGAGTGGAAGAGCGGCGACACGGCGCTCCGCCGTGTCACGCATCGCCTGCTCGCCGACGCGCCCGGCCTCATCGAGGCGTACAAGTTCAACGTCGTCGTGGCGCGTCTCATGGAGCTCGTGAACGCGACCCGCAAGACCATCGACTCTGGCGTCGGCGCCGGCGATGCGGCCGTCCGTGAGGCGGCAGAGGTCACGGCGATGATCCTCGACCTGTTCGCGCCGTACACGGCCGAGGACATGTGGGAGCGCCTCGGCTACCAGCCGACGATCGCCCTCGTACCGTGGCGCAAGGCCGACCCGGCGCTGCTCATCGAGGAGTCGGTCACGGCCATCGTGCAGGTCAACGGCAAGGTCCGCGACCGCATCGAGGTCTCCCCGAAGATCTCGGGCGACGAGCTCGAAGCGCTCGCGCGCGCGTCGGAGGCCGTCGTGCGCACCATCGGCGACCGCGAGATCGTGAAGGTCATCGTGCGCGCACCGAACCTGGTGAACATCGCCATCAGGGCCTGA
- the pabB gene encoding aminodeoxychorismate synthase component I — protein sequence MPRRIRRRRLDGWLDPHLLFRAHCTEATHVVWLDGGADATSGISVIAVAHAGSELLTADVAAGTISTSRPVAIDHAARVRPAVVGEVFEVLAERLAEHRTSGHGGARSDDADADADAGPLGWFGWFGYELGAELVGVPAAVAETPDAAFLWIDRAVVFDHAQRTAQLVWLDGDGDADGDGASDAGVEAWAHDLVAVWERLGRPDPERGGAAAPAQPEASARPSSAPTPAPATARWRHDAETYTRLIGECQQAIRRGDAYQLCLTNRVDVDVAPDPASTYLALRESSPTHHGGYLRLGEHALLSASPELFLHVTPDGVVSTKPMKGTRPRHDDPEHDRRLRRELHESDKERAENLMIVDLMRNDLGRIAELGTVEVPSLLAVEEYPHVHQLVSTVRARLRHPLTAVDAVRSAFPAGSMTGAPKHSAMRILHDLEGGPRGVYSGAFGYLAVDGSLDLAMVIRSIVLGPTGASIGTGGGITALSVPDEEVEETRVKARALLAVLGANDA from the coding sequence ATGCCGCGCCGAATCCGACGCCGCCGGCTCGACGGGTGGCTCGATCCGCACCTGCTCTTCCGCGCGCACTGCACCGAAGCCACCCATGTCGTCTGGCTCGACGGCGGCGCCGACGCGACCTCGGGCATCAGCGTCATCGCGGTCGCGCACGCCGGCAGCGAGCTCCTGACGGCGGATGTCGCGGCCGGCACGATCAGCACATCGCGGCCCGTGGCGATCGACCATGCGGCGCGGGTGCGGCCCGCCGTCGTCGGCGAGGTGTTCGAGGTGCTCGCCGAGCGCCTCGCGGAGCACCGGACGAGCGGACATGGTGGCGCGCGATCGGACGACGCCGACGCCGACGCCGATGCCGGGCCGCTCGGCTGGTTCGGCTGGTTCGGCTACGAGCTCGGGGCCGAGCTCGTGGGAGTTCCCGCGGCCGTGGCCGAGACGCCCGACGCCGCGTTCCTCTGGATCGACCGGGCCGTCGTGTTCGACCACGCCCAGCGCACGGCCCAGCTCGTGTGGCTCGACGGCGACGGCGACGCCGACGGTGACGGCGCCTCCGACGCGGGCGTCGAGGCCTGGGCCCACGACCTGGTCGCCGTCTGGGAGCGCCTCGGCCGCCCGGACCCCGAACGGGGCGGGGCCGCCGCGCCGGCGCAGCCGGAGGCATCCGCTCGCCCGTCGTCGGCCCCGACGCCGGCACCCGCGACCGCGCGCTGGCGTCACGACGCGGAGACCTACACGCGCCTCATCGGCGAGTGCCAGCAGGCGATCCGACGCGGCGACGCGTACCAGCTGTGCCTCACGAACCGGGTCGACGTCGACGTGGCGCCCGACCCTGCGAGCACGTACCTCGCGCTGCGGGAGTCCAGCCCGACGCACCACGGCGGCTACCTGAGGCTCGGCGAGCACGCCCTGCTCAGTGCCTCGCCCGAGCTGTTCCTGCACGTCACGCCCGACGGCGTCGTCTCGACGAAGCCGATGAAGGGCACGCGCCCGAGGCATGACGATCCCGAGCACGACCGCCGCCTGCGCCGCGAACTCCACGAGAGCGACAAGGAGCGCGCCGAGAACCTCATGATCGTCGACCTCATGCGCAACGACCTCGGTCGCATCGCCGAACTCGGCACGGTCGAGGTGCCGAGCCTGCTCGCCGTCGAGGAGTATCCGCACGTGCACCAGCTCGTGTCGACCGTGCGCGCTCGCCTGCGGCATCCGCTCACCGCGGTCGACGCGGTGCGCTCGGCCTTCCCGGCGGGCTCGATGACGGGCGCGCCGAAGCACAGCGCGATGCGCATCCTGCACGACCTCGAGGGCGGCCCGCGCGGCGTGTACTCGGGGGCGTTCGGCTATCTGGCGGTCGACGGATCGCTCGACCTCGCAATGGTCATCCGGTCGATCGTGCTCGGTCCGACGGGCGCGTCGATCGGCACGGGCGGCGGCATCACGGCCCTGTCGGTGCCCGACGAGGAGGTCGAGGAGACCCGCGTCAAGGCCCGCGCGCTGCTCGCGGTGCTCGGCGCGAACGACGCCTGA
- the cydC gene encoding thiol reductant ABC exporter subunit CydC, whose translation MSERGIATLRAAVPSAGRLAPSVLAGMASGLSAIALLACSAWLIARAAEQPPVLYLSVAVVGVRAFALGRAVFRYLERLTGHDASFRQLASIRTGVFERMLPLAPDGLVGTRRGDLLARFVDDVDELQNVPLRVVQPLVSAAIVLVAAIVGVALLAPASALAVLACLVAGIGLTLLAQRAAAVRAQRELAPLRGDLQAAVLEHVQSVDVLVAFDAADASRARIEQLGERLARATRSRVMAAGAASASMTAIGGFAVAASLAAAAPLLEAGRIDGPTFAVLALVPLAIAEVAAAIPLAATAWRQARASAARVESAVPQQVPACIPVAPTHPVSPAGGRVPPSIRLRDVRASWPAAVDGRDEAVPGVESERRTTATSGTALEHVDLDLEPGECALLRGPSGAGKTTLAHVLVRFLDYDGSYRIGDVEASRLDPDALRSLVGLVEQRPWLFDESVRQNLLFARDDASDADLLDALDRVGLREWVAERGGLDAMVGERGSLVSGGQAQRIALARATLAGFPVLVLDEPTANVDAAQADALMHDLVSAARGAGRTVLVISHAPVDERLIDRTFTMAEGRADGRSTT comes from the coding sequence ATGTCTGAGCGCGGCATCGCCACCCTTCGGGCAGCCGTCCCGTCGGCCGGTCGACTCGCGCCTTCGGTGCTCGCCGGCATGGCGTCGGGCCTGTCCGCGATCGCCCTGCTCGCGTGCTCGGCGTGGCTCATCGCGCGCGCCGCGGAGCAGCCGCCCGTGCTCTACCTCTCGGTCGCCGTCGTCGGGGTGCGCGCGTTCGCACTCGGCCGTGCGGTATTCCGCTACCTCGAACGGCTCACCGGCCACGACGCGTCGTTCCGGCAACTCGCGTCGATCCGCACCGGGGTGTTCGAGCGCATGCTCCCGCTCGCGCCCGACGGGCTCGTGGGCACGCGGCGCGGCGACCTCCTCGCCCGGTTCGTCGACGACGTCGACGAACTCCAGAACGTGCCGCTCCGGGTCGTGCAGCCGCTCGTCAGCGCGGCGATCGTGCTCGTCGCGGCGATCGTCGGCGTGGCGCTGCTCGCTCCGGCCTCGGCGCTCGCGGTGCTCGCGTGCCTCGTGGCGGGCATCGGGCTGACGCTGCTGGCGCAGCGTGCGGCCGCGGTCAGGGCGCAGCGCGAGCTCGCCCCCCTCCGCGGCGACCTGCAGGCGGCCGTCCTCGAGCACGTGCAGTCGGTCGACGTGCTCGTCGCGTTCGATGCGGCCGACGCGAGCCGCGCACGCATCGAGCAGCTCGGCGAGCGGCTCGCCCGGGCGACCAGGTCGCGGGTCATGGCGGCGGGCGCGGCGTCCGCGTCGATGACCGCGATCGGCGGGTTCGCCGTCGCCGCGAGCCTCGCGGCAGCCGCCCCGTTGCTCGAAGCGGGACGCATCGACGGGCCGACGTTCGCGGTGCTCGCGCTCGTGCCGCTCGCGATCGCCGAGGTCGCCGCGGCGATCCCGCTTGCGGCGACAGCCTGGCGCCAGGCCCGCGCGAGCGCGGCGCGCGTCGAATCCGCGGTGCCGCAGCAGGTGCCCGCGTGCATCCCGGTCGCGCCGACGCACCCCGTCAGCCCGGCCGGTGGCCGCGTGCCTCCGAGCATCCGACTCCGCGACGTCCGCGCGTCCTGGCCCGCAGCGGTCGACGGGCGCGACGAGGCGGTACCCGGTGTCGAGTCGGAACGGCGGACCACCGCGACATCCGGGACCGCGCTCGAACACGTCGACCTCGACCTCGAGCCGGGGGAGTGCGCGCTGCTGCGCGGGCCGTCGGGCGCGGGCAAGACGACGCTCGCGCACGTGCTCGTGCGCTTCCTCGACTACGACGGCTCGTACCGGATCGGCGACGTCGAGGCGTCGCGGCTCGACCCCGACGCGCTGCGCAGCCTCGTCGGGCTGGTCGAGCAGCGACCGTGGCTCTTCGACGAGTCGGTGCGCCAGAACCTGCTCTTCGCCCGCGACGACGCGAGCGACGCCGACCTGCTCGACGCGCTCGACCGCGTCGGCCTGCGCGAGTGGGTCGCCGAACGCGGCGGCCTCGACGCGATGGTGGGCGAGCGTGGATCCCTCGTCTCCGGCGGGCAGGCTCAGCGCATCGCCCTCGCGCGTGCGACCCTCGCAGGCTTCCCCGTGCTCGTGCTCGACGAGCCGACCGCGAACGTCGACGCGGCGCAGGCCGATGCGCTCATGCACGACCTCGTGTCGGCTGCACGCGGGGCCGGGCGCACCGTGCTCGTCATCTCGCACGCGCCCGTCGACGAGCGTCTCATCGACCGCACGTTCACGATGGCGGAGGGGCGCGCCGACGGTCGCTCCACGACGTAG